In Nocardia asteroides, a single genomic region encodes these proteins:
- a CDS encoding Hsp70 family protein, with protein sequence MGAGAVRLARPHAGSAPQPGPAYDVQTIPAGRKPIEELTAEAIGVTCEATPDIGATAISYRSEQQARALRAAMARQQLTNYELVPEVVAALEYVHRTGEIRGISSLVVYDLGSSGLTVSVVDAQNREVRHSERTSDISGDYLDSLIREQQIASGRIAHPQDPAGLAALDALCREAKEQLSSNTAVALPSEQGLVLLAQENFEALIMLAIESSARMARDVIVRSDRPVHGVLAIGGCARIPLVAKVLERWMGVPVIVPAEPETVMARGAALLARPVRPVAPPPQHSQPGHPLVAVPGENGLDDADLAPAWLSAPAARGERRGVSGAVLAVSALAVLAAIGLGLGYGPQVLERDSHQQGEGDTAVPTTSVPRTTTLDPSIAVAPATTTETVHESVAIPPRRTETTEDVAPAPAPPGPNTFVVPGLPPIVVPTIPPLFPPPR encoded by the coding sequence GTGGGGGCAGGGGCCGTCCGTCTGGCACGCCCGCACGCCGGCTCCGCTCCCCAGCCCGGCCCCGCCTATGACGTGCAGACAATCCCGGCCGGTCGGAAGCCGATCGAAGAGCTCACCGCGGAGGCCATCGGCGTCACCTGCGAGGCCACCCCGGATATCGGCGCCACCGCCATCTCCTACCGCAGCGAACAGCAGGCACGCGCCTTGCGCGCCGCCATGGCACGGCAGCAACTCACCAACTACGAGCTGGTCCCCGAGGTCGTCGCCGCGCTGGAGTACGTGCACCGCACCGGCGAGATCCGCGGCATCTCCTCGCTCGTCGTCTACGACCTCGGCAGCTCCGGCCTCACCGTCAGCGTGGTCGACGCGCAGAACCGCGAGGTGCGGCACAGCGAGCGCACCAGCGACATCAGCGGCGACTACCTGGATTCGCTGATCCGCGAGCAGCAGATCGCCTCCGGGCGCATCGCGCACCCGCAAGACCCCGCCGGGCTCGCCGCTTTGGACGCGCTCTGCCGGGAAGCCAAGGAGCAGCTCTCCAGCAATACCGCGGTCGCGCTTCCGAGCGAGCAGGGCCTGGTCCTGTTGGCGCAGGAGAACTTCGAAGCTTTGATCATGCTGGCGATCGAATCGTCGGCGCGGATGGCGCGGGATGTCATCGTGCGCTCCGATCGTCCGGTGCACGGTGTGCTCGCCATCGGCGGCTGCGCGCGAATCCCACTGGTAGCCAAGGTACTCGAGCGCTGGATGGGCGTCCCGGTGATCGTCCCCGCCGAGCCGGAAACGGTGATGGCCCGCGGAGCCGCCCTGCTCGCCCGCCCGGTACGGCCCGTCGCGCCGCCGCCCCAGCACTCGCAGCCGGGGCATCCGCTCGTCGCCGTTCCCGGCGAAAATGGGCTCGACGACGCCGATCTCGCGCCCGCCTGGCTCTCCGCACCCGCCGCGCGCGGGGAACGCCGCGGGGTCAGCGGTGCGGTGCTCGCGGTGAGCGCGCTCGCCGTTCTCGCCGCTATCGGGCTCGGGCTCGGGTACGGGCCGCAGGTGCTGGAGCGGGATTCGCATCAGCAGGGTGAGGGTGATACCGCGGTGCCGACAACCAGTGTTCCGCGCACCACCACGCTCGACCCGTCGATCGCGGTCGCACCCGCCACCACCACCGAGACGGTGCACGAGTCGGTCGCCATCCCGCCTCGCCGCACCGAGACCACCGAGGACGTGGCGCCCGCCCCGGCCCCGCCCGGCCCCAACACCTTCGTTGTGCCCGGCCTGCCGCCCATCGTCGTCCCGACCATCCCGCCGCTCTTCCCGCCGCCGCGCTAG
- a CDS encoding helix-turn-helix domain-containing protein, with protein MNTSPSSSAEQARTALGARLRELRKDAGLSGRALAVATDQHFTRVSKIENGTQAPTDHDIREWCRVCGADDQLADLIATLRAVDSAYLEFKRQSRAGMKRVLGAHTPQRYEHTAVFRIYEHNVIPGLFQTAEYMASMLRFWVRFLGTADDVDEAVAVRLERQRVIRYGGKRIVALLEEQALRTWFGTAEVQAGQLGRLLELMSQQNISLGIIPLMRERVAVGSAGFWIFDDSLVALETPTASIQVTRPQEIDMYARMFEALRSSAVYGREARGLIVEVLNELDR; from the coding sequence GTGAATACAAGCCCGTCGAGCTCGGCTGAACAGGCGCGCACAGCGCTCGGTGCCCGGCTGCGAGAGTTGCGCAAGGACGCGGGACTCTCCGGCCGGGCACTGGCCGTCGCCACGGACCAGCACTTCACCCGGGTGTCGAAGATCGAGAACGGCACCCAGGCGCCCACCGACCACGACATCCGCGAATGGTGCCGGGTGTGCGGTGCCGATGACCAGCTGGCGGATCTGATCGCGACGCTTCGCGCGGTCGATTCGGCATACCTCGAATTCAAGCGTCAGAGCCGCGCCGGGATGAAAAGAGTCCTCGGTGCCCACACCCCGCAGCGCTACGAGCACACCGCCGTGTTCCGGATCTACGAGCACAACGTGATCCCCGGGCTATTCCAGACAGCGGAGTACATGGCCTCGATGCTGCGGTTCTGGGTGCGGTTCCTCGGCACCGCCGACGATGTGGACGAAGCCGTAGCTGTCCGGCTCGAACGCCAGCGGGTCATCCGCTACGGCGGTAAACGCATCGTCGCGTTGCTCGAAGAACAAGCGTTGCGCACGTGGTTCGGGACTGCCGAGGTTCAAGCCGGGCAACTCGGCCGGTTGCTCGAATTGATGTCGCAGCAGAACATCTCGCTGGGCATCATCCCGCTGATGCGCGAACGGGTGGCCGTCGGATCGGCCGGATTCTGGATCTTCGACGACTCGTTGGTTGCGCTGGAAACGCCCACGGCCAGCATCCAGGTCACGCGGCCCCAGGAAATCGACATGTATGCCCGGATGTTCGAGGCGCTCAGGTCGTCCGCTGTTTACGGCCGTGAGGCTCGCGGACTCATCGTCGAGGTGCTCAACGAACTGGACCGGTGA
- a CDS encoding DUF6879 family protein, which translates to MASITDDEFDRLLTTFDRESVHLETRDAYGTVVELPYLAKWAAGEPDDLEWLQGWCATLRGHVKAGRSVRRARIVSEPLSDYQRWSYSIAGPMVDAGEDIRWVPRRFVSSVAIPGNDFYLFDDRLVVFLHYAGNGVGTAKVTSTDPVDIQRCRTAFEAVWTLAIPHREYKPVELG; encoded by the coding sequence GTGGCGTCGATAACGGATGACGAGTTCGACCGGTTGCTGACGACGTTCGATCGCGAGTCGGTTCACCTCGAGACGCGCGATGCGTACGGCACGGTGGTGGAGTTGCCGTACCTGGCGAAGTGGGCGGCGGGCGAACCGGATGACCTCGAATGGTTGCAGGGCTGGTGCGCCACCCTCCGCGGTCATGTGAAGGCGGGCCGTTCGGTGCGCCGTGCGCGCATCGTGTCCGAACCGCTGAGCGACTACCAGCGGTGGTCGTACAGCATCGCGGGGCCGATGGTGGACGCCGGCGAGGATATCCGCTGGGTGCCGCGCCGGTTCGTGTCGTCGGTCGCCATACCGGGGAACGACTTCTACCTGTTCGATGACCGCTTGGTCGTTTTCCTGCACTACGCCGGAAACGGTGTGGGCACGGCCAAGGTCACGTCCACCGATCCCGTCGATATCCAGCGGTGCCGCACGGCATTCGAGGCGGTGTGGACGCTGGCGATCCCGCACCGTGAATACAAGCCCGTCGAGCTCGGCTGA
- a CDS encoding pyridoxal phosphate-dependent aminotransferase, whose translation MDRVSPSHPAQRVLEQSTKLQNVVYEIRGPVNAQAARLEAEGHRILKLNIGNPAPFGFEAPDVIMRDIIAALPNAQGYSESKGILPARRAIVTRYELVPGFPELDVDHVYLGNGVSELITITMQALLDNGDEVLIPAPDYPLWTAMTSLAGGTPVHYLCDEANGWQPDIADIESKITDRTKALLVINPNNPTGAVYSAEVLQQLADVARRHQLLLLADEIYDKILYDDAKHISLATMAPDLLCLTFNGLSKAYRVAGYRSGWLAITGPKEHAAGFLEGIDLLCSSRLCPNVPAQHAIQVALGGHQSIEDLILPGGRLLEQRDVAWERLNMIPGVSCVKPKGALYAFPRLDPEVHEIHDDQKLVLDLLLQEKILMVQGTGFNWPNHDHLRIVTLPWARDLAVAIERFGNFLSSYRQ comes from the coding sequence ATGGACCGGGTGAGCCCCAGTCATCCCGCCCAGCGTGTGCTCGAGCAGTCCACGAAATTGCAGAACGTCGTCTACGAGATTCGTGGACCGGTGAACGCGCAGGCGGCACGGCTGGAGGCCGAGGGGCACCGCATCCTCAAGCTCAATATCGGCAACCCGGCGCCGTTCGGCTTCGAGGCCCCCGACGTGATCATGCGCGACATCATCGCCGCGCTGCCGAACGCGCAGGGGTACTCGGAGTCGAAGGGGATACTGCCCGCCCGCCGCGCCATCGTCACCAGGTACGAGCTGGTCCCCGGCTTCCCCGAGCTCGACGTCGACCACGTCTACCTGGGCAACGGCGTCTCCGAGCTGATCACCATCACCATGCAGGCGCTGCTCGACAACGGCGACGAGGTACTCATCCCCGCGCCGGATTACCCGCTCTGGACCGCCATGACCAGCCTGGCCGGCGGCACCCCGGTGCACTACCTCTGCGACGAGGCGAACGGCTGGCAGCCCGACATCGCCGACATCGAATCCAAGATCACCGACCGCACCAAGGCGCTGCTGGTGATCAACCCGAACAACCCGACCGGCGCGGTCTACTCCGCCGAGGTGCTCCAGCAGCTCGCCGACGTGGCCCGCAGGCACCAGCTGCTACTCCTCGCCGACGAGATCTACGACAAGATCCTCTACGACGACGCCAAGCACATCTCGCTCGCCACCATGGCGCCGGACCTGCTCTGTCTCACCTTCAACGGCCTCTCCAAGGCGTACCGGGTGGCCGGGTACCGCTCCGGCTGGCTCGCCATCACCGGCCCGAAGGAACACGCCGCCGGTTTCCTGGAGGGCATCGACCTGCTCTGCTCCTCGCGGCTGTGCCCGAATGTGCCCGCGCAGCACGCGATCCAGGTGGCGCTCGGCGGGCACCAGAGCATCGAGGACCTGATCCTGCCCGGCGGCAGGTTGCTGGAGCAGCGCGATGTCGCGTGGGAGCGGCTCAACATGATCCCCGGCGTCTCCTGCGTGAAGCCCAAGGGCGCGCTCTACGCCTTCCCCCGGCTCGACCCCGAGGTGCACGAGATCCACGACGACCAGAAACTCGTGCTCGACCTGCTGCTGCAGGAGAAGATCCTGATGGTCCAGGGCACCGGCTTCAACTGGCCGAACCACGACCACCTACGCATCGTGACGCTGCCCTGGGCCCGCGATCTGGCCGTCGCCATCGAGCGCTTCGGGAACTTTCTCTCCTCCTACAGGCAGTAA
- a CDS encoding helix-turn-helix domain-containing protein, which produces MSIREFAAHLGVHERLVSKWEAGGARVRPRPINQAALDTSLARSDDVVRARFAALIEHAQEERHSVPQPDPQQPDNQQRARAGARIGYSSDADLLALIDTGALRGDALTAVSERDLIMAAAHEASEHAGRAESTNVGATTLEQLDADVSRIANDYVHVPPVPMAVEMTRVRRRVYRLLEGRQQPADTSHLYLLAGILSGLLANASTDLGHYDAAGDQVRAAFAYGELSNHNGLRAWTRGMHALVEYWSDRPRRGVELARSGLDYADSPTARVRLLNIEARIWSRLGSVDDVERCIHAAEDARASAGSTDLLHDEIGGVFGFGAAKAQYYAGATLIDLGRADPALAATEQAIELYASGPSHQRSYGAESLARVDNATAHLVNGSLDGAAEALQPVLALDEDKRIKQLQERLGGVRRRIAAPHFRDAAGARELDERIEEFCASTAVRRIPGGQG; this is translated from the coding sequence ATGAGTATCCGGGAGTTCGCCGCCCATCTCGGCGTGCACGAACGCCTGGTATCGAAGTGGGAGGCGGGCGGCGCCCGGGTCCGCCCACGACCGATCAATCAAGCCGCTCTGGATACATCCCTCGCCAGGTCCGACGATGTCGTGCGGGCACGTTTCGCGGCGCTGATCGAGCATGCACAAGAGGAACGCCACTCCGTTCCGCAGCCCGATCCCCAGCAGCCCGACAACCAGCAGCGCGCTCGCGCCGGAGCGCGCATCGGGTATTCCAGCGACGCGGATCTGCTTGCGCTGATAGACACCGGCGCACTGAGAGGCGATGCGCTGACTGCGGTTTCGGAGAGGGATCTGATCATGGCTGCTGCCCATGAGGCCAGCGAACACGCGGGCCGGGCCGAGAGCACGAATGTGGGCGCGACCACGCTGGAACAGCTCGACGCCGACGTGTCGCGGATCGCGAACGACTACGTGCACGTCCCGCCGGTACCGATGGCGGTCGAGATGACGCGGGTGCGCCGCCGCGTCTACCGACTACTCGAGGGGCGCCAGCAGCCCGCCGACACCAGCCACCTCTATCTGCTGGCAGGCATCCTGTCCGGGCTGCTCGCCAATGCCAGCACCGACCTCGGGCACTACGACGCGGCGGGCGACCAGGTGCGCGCGGCCTTCGCCTACGGGGAGCTGAGCAACCACAACGGGCTGCGCGCCTGGACCAGGGGCATGCACGCGCTCGTCGAGTACTGGTCGGACCGCCCGCGGCGCGGCGTCGAGCTCGCCCGCAGCGGCCTGGACTACGCCGACTCGCCGACCGCGCGGGTGCGGCTGCTGAACATCGAGGCGCGGATCTGGTCCCGGCTCGGCAGCGTGGACGACGTCGAACGCTGCATCCACGCCGCCGAGGACGCCAGGGCGAGCGCGGGCAGCACCGACCTGCTGCACGACGAGATCGGCGGGGTCTTCGGCTTCGGCGCGGCCAAGGCGCAGTACTACGCGGGCGCGACCCTCATCGACCTTGGCCGCGCCGACCCGGCGCTGGCCGCCACCGAGCAGGCCATCGAGCTCTACGCCAGCGGCCCCTCGCACCAGCGCTCGTACGGCGCCGAATCGCTGGCCCGCGTCGACAACGCCACCGCGCACCTGGTGAACGGCAGCCTGGACGGCGCCGCCGAGGCGCTGCAGCCGGTCCTCGCGCTGGACGAGGACAAACGGATCAAACAGCTGCAGGAGCGGCTCGGCGGAGTGCGCAGGCGGATCGCCGCGCCGCACTTCCGGGACGCCGCCGGAGCGCGCGAACTGGACGAGCGGATCGAGGAGTTCTGCGCCAGCACGGCGGTCCGCCGAATCCCGGGGGGCCAGGGCTGA
- the dcd gene encoding dCTP deaminase → MLLSDRDLRAEIAAGRLGVEPLLENAIQPSSIDIRLDRMFRVFDNSRYTHIDPAKRQDELTSLVEPADGEPFVLHPGEFVLGSTLEVCSLPDDLAGRLEGKSSLGRLGLLTHSTAGFIDPGFSGHITLELSNVANLPITLWPGMKIGQLCLFRLSSPAEHPYGSATAGSKYQGQRGPTPSRSYLNFS, encoded by the coding sequence GTGCTGCTCTCCGATCGTGACCTGCGCGCCGAGATCGCCGCCGGGCGGCTCGGCGTCGAGCCGCTGCTGGAGAACGCCATCCAGCCGTCGAGCATCGACATCCGCCTGGACCGCATGTTCCGGGTCTTCGACAACTCCCGCTACACCCACATCGACCCGGCCAAACGCCAGGACGAGCTGACCAGCCTGGTCGAGCCGGCCGACGGCGAGCCGTTCGTCCTGCACCCCGGCGAGTTCGTGCTCGGTTCGACGCTGGAGGTCTGCTCGCTCCCCGACGACCTGGCCGGACGCCTGGAGGGCAAGTCCAGCCTCGGCAGGCTCGGGCTGCTCACGCACTCCACCGCGGGCTTCATCGACCCCGGCTTCAGCGGGCACATCACGCTCGAGCTCTCCAACGTGGCGAACCTGCCGATCACGCTCTGGCCGGGGATGAAGATCGGCCAGCTCTGCCTGTTCCGGCTGAGCAGCCCGGCCGAGCACCCGTACGGCAGCGCGACCGCGGGTTCCAAATACCAGGGCCAGCGCGGTCCGACTCCCTCCCGCTCCTACCTGAACTTCTCCTAG
- a CDS encoding SDR family NAD(P)-dependent oxidoreductase, which translates to MTESNPFDLTGHVAVITGGNSGIGLGFARGLARAGAAVCVIGRNVERNEAAAAELRGFGGQVLALTCDVGEEQQVVDTIGRAAAELGRIDSCFVNAGVPQTSSPFLETSLADFRSVTAINLDAAFVTLREAAKVIVAQGDGGSLVGTASLAARQGPARGQSYAASKAGLIAMMNSIAVELSRHGVRANSVLPGWVETPMTEGLFAWDRFRERVQPRVPVGRWGTTRDFESVAVYLASPASAFHTADTLLIDGGYSVF; encoded by the coding sequence ATGACCGAATCGAACCCGTTCGACCTGACCGGCCATGTGGCCGTGATCACCGGCGGCAACTCCGGGATCGGGCTCGGCTTCGCCCGCGGCTTGGCCAGGGCCGGTGCCGCCGTCTGCGTGATCGGGCGCAATGTCGAGCGCAACGAGGCCGCCGCCGCCGAACTGCGCGGCTTCGGCGGGCAGGTGCTCGCGCTGACCTGCGACGTCGGCGAGGAGCAGCAGGTCGTCGACACCATCGGCCGGGCCGCCGCCGAACTCGGCCGCATCGACTCCTGCTTCGTGAACGCCGGCGTCCCGCAGACCAGCAGCCCGTTCCTGGAGACCAGCCTCGCCGACTTCCGCTCGGTGACCGCGATCAACCTGGACGCCGCCTTCGTCACGCTGCGCGAGGCCGCGAAGGTGATCGTCGCGCAGGGCGACGGAGGCAGCCTGGTCGGGACCGCCAGCCTCGCCGCTCGGCAAGGTCCAGCGCGCGGGCAGTCGTACGCCGCGAGCAAGGCCGGGCTGATCGCCATGATGAACTCGATCGCCGTCGAGCTCTCCCGGCACGGCGTGCGCGCCAACTCGGTGCTGCCCGGGTGGGTCGAGACGCCGATGACCGAGGGGCTCTTCGCCTGGGACCGGTTCCGCGAGCGGGTGCAGCCGCGCGTCCCGGTCGGCCGCTGGGGCACCACCCGCGACTTCGAGTCCGTCGCGGTGTACCTGGCCAGCCCGGCCAGCGCCTTCCACACCGCCGACACGTTGCTCATCGACGGCGGATACAGCGTCTTCTGA
- a CDS encoding deoxyribonuclease IV, with translation MAPIGAAIRVSGGLMKTGVRETREIGAEVVQFFSGNPRGWRAPALDVADASAFRDYCGAAGIAVFIHAPYLLNVGSPDPAVLANTTAALAECLRRAALIGAAGVVLHAGSSITPEFRAEALRRLPAVLGPLLDAAPAGPRLLIEPTAGGGAALASDSASTVEYFAALDDERVGLCLDTCHLHAAGEDLSTPFRLGKVLRGLAVAVGRLDLLHVNDSQDPRGSKRDRHASLGTGFLGTGPLPGLFGSPVLRKVPVLVETPEAGAGVALLKELRAARGATR, from the coding sequence ATGGCTCCGATCGGTGCGGCGATCCGGGTGTCCGGTGGGCTGATGAAGACCGGGGTGCGGGAGACGCGGGAGATCGGGGCGGAGGTGGTGCAGTTCTTCTCCGGGAATCCGCGGGGGTGGAGGGCGCCCGCTCTCGACGTCGCGGACGCCTCCGCCTTCCGCGACTACTGCGGTGCGGCCGGGATCGCTGTCTTCATCCACGCGCCGTACCTCCTGAACGTCGGCTCACCCGACCCCGCTGTGCTCGCGAACACCACTGCCGCGCTGGCCGAGTGCCTGCGGCGGGCCGCGCTGATCGGCGCCGCCGGGGTGGTGTTGCACGCGGGCTCGTCCATCACCCCCGAGTTCCGCGCCGAAGCGTTGCGGCGGCTTCCCGCGGTGCTCGGCCCGCTGCTCGACGCCGCGCCGGCCGGGCCCCGGCTGCTCATCGAGCCGACCGCAGGCGGTGGAGCCGCGCTGGCGTCCGACAGCGCGAGCACCGTCGAGTACTTCGCGGCGCTGGACGACGAGCGGGTCGGGTTGTGTCTCGATACCTGTCACCTGCACGCGGCCGGGGAGGATCTCTCGACGCCGTTCCGGCTCGGCAAGGTGCTGCGGGGGCTGGCTGTCGCGGTGGGGCGGCTGGATCTGTTGCACGTCAACGACAGTCAGGATCCGCGGGGGTCGAAGCGGGATCGGCACGCGTCGCTCGGGACCGGGTTTCTCGGTACGGGGCCGTTGCCGGGGTTGTTCGGGTCGCCGGTGCTGCGGAAGGTTCCGGTGCTGGTGGAGACGCCGGAGGCGGGGGCCGGGGTCGCGCTGCTCAAGGAGTTGCGGGCAGCGCGCGGCGCCACGCGATGA
- the ribH gene encoding 6,7-dimethyl-8-ribityllumazine synthase: MRIAIDTSGLPAVTGARVAVVQSKWYREQVDRMADACRATLRAAGAAEPTTHLVPGALEMPLAVTLLLRSDPALDAVICLGAVLKGDTYHFEMVVDACGRGLAEVSREHLTPVINEVLPITDLADLDKRSQPDEFNKGREAAAAAVEFIAWRRALPATP; this comes from the coding sequence GTGCGGATCGCCATCGACACCTCCGGACTGCCCGCCGTAACCGGCGCGCGAGTGGCCGTGGTGCAGTCCAAGTGGTATCGCGAGCAGGTGGACCGGATGGCCGACGCCTGCCGCGCGACATTGCGTGCGGCGGGTGCCGCGGAGCCGACGACGCATCTCGTCCCGGGCGCGCTCGAGATGCCACTGGCGGTGACCCTGCTCCTGCGCAGCGACCCCGCGCTGGATGCGGTGATCTGCCTGGGCGCGGTGCTGAAGGGCGACACCTACCACTTCGAGATGGTGGTCGACGCCTGCGGCCGCGGGCTCGCCGAGGTCTCGCGCGAGCACCTGACACCGGTGATCAACGAGGTGCTGCCGATCACCGACCTGGCGGACCTGGACAAACGATCCCAGCCGGACGAGTTCAACAAGGGAAGAGAGGCGGCCGCCGCGGCGGTCGAGTTCATCGCGTGGCGCCGCGCGCTGCCCGCAACTCCTTGA
- a CDS encoding nitroreductase family deazaflavin-dependent oxidoreductase, producing the protein MSISLWFQRKMNARTATRIRRKGGSMMGMEVLILHTVGRRSGEPRETPLSWFADGSDRLVIASGGGDRNPDWYANLRAHPEQVAVELHGSSATPVVATRLDGAERDRAWARIVEAQPRYAKYQKKSDRDYPLIRLSVR; encoded by the coding sequence ATGTCCATCTCCCTCTGGTTCCAGCGCAAGATGAACGCCCGCACCGCCACCCGCATCCGCCGCAAGGGCGGCTCGATGATGGGCATGGAGGTGCTGATCCTGCACACCGTCGGCCGCAGGTCCGGTGAACCGCGCGAAACCCCGCTCAGCTGGTTCGCCGACGGCTCCGACCGCCTCGTCATCGCCTCCGGCGGCGGCGACCGCAACCCCGACTGGTACGCCAACCTCCGCGCGCACCCCGAGCAGGTCGCCGTCGAGTTGCACGGCTCATCGGCCACCCCTGTTGTTGCCACCCGGCTCGACGGTGCCGAGCGTGATCGCGCCTGGGCGCGGATCGTCGAGGCGCAGCCGCGGTACGCGAAGTACCAGAAGAAGTCGGACCGCGACTACCCCCTGATCCGCCTCTCGGTCCGGTGA
- a CDS encoding VOC family protein, producing MELSIDQTFLPHTDPDAALTFYRDALGFEVRNDVGSGALRWITVAPPGATSIVLYPVDGDPDLAAAERGTIAAMMAKGSYARIHLATPDLAATFDRVQSAGADVVQEPTDQPWGVRDCAFRDPAGNLVRINQKG from the coding sequence ATGGAACTCAGCATCGACCAGACCTTCCTCCCGCACACCGACCCCGACGCCGCGCTCACCTTCTACCGCGACGCCCTCGGCTTCGAGGTCCGCAACGACGTCGGCTCCGGCGCCCTGCGCTGGATCACCGTCGCCCCGCCCGGCGCGACCTCGATCGTGCTGTACCCCGTGGACGGCGACCCCGACCTCGCCGCCGCCGAGCGCGGCACCATCGCCGCCATGATGGCGAAGGGCAGCTACGCCCGCATCCACCTCGCCACCCCCGACCTCGCCGCAACCTTCGACCGCGTCCAGTCCGCGGGCGCCGACGTCGTCCAGGAGCCCACCGACCAGCCATGGGGCGTCCGCGACTGCGCCTTCCGCGACCCCGCAGGCAACCTCGTCCGCATCAACCAGAAGGGCTGA
- a CDS encoding flavin reductase family protein: MHELFEFPADGSGLRRAFSNFPSGVVAVAAEIDGTPYGLAVSTFVPVSLDPPLVSFCVQNSSSTWPLLAEAGHLGLSLLGTDQQAAAKALGTRDGDRFHGSELHRGTGESVFIDGASAWIEGVPEAEVPAGDHSVVILRIHRIATRADVEPLVFQGSKFRRLLAS, from the coding sequence ATGCATGAACTCTTCGAATTCCCCGCTGACGGCTCCGGCCTGCGCCGCGCCTTCTCGAACTTTCCGAGCGGGGTGGTCGCGGTGGCCGCCGAGATCGACGGCACGCCGTACGGCCTCGCGGTGAGCACCTTCGTCCCGGTCTCGCTCGACCCGCCGCTGGTCTCCTTCTGCGTGCAGAACTCCAGCTCCACCTGGCCGCTGCTGGCCGAGGCCGGCCACCTCGGGCTGAGCCTGCTCGGCACCGACCAGCAGGCCGCCGCCAAGGCGCTCGGCACCCGCGACGGCGACCGCTTCCACGGCTCCGAGCTGCACCGCGGCACCGGCGAGTCGGTCTTCATCGACGGGGCGTCGGCCTGGATCGAGGGGGTGCCGGAGGCCGAGGTGCCCGCAGGCGACCACAGCGTGGTCATCCTGCGGATCCACCGCATCGCCACCAGGGCCGATGTCGAGCCGCTCGTGTTCCAGGGCAGCAAGTTCCGGCGGCTGCTCGCCAGCTAG
- a CDS encoding NADPH-dependent FMN reductase → MTVTVVVGNPKPASRTLTAATLLAEGLRPGEKPAVIDLVEFGAGLLGWGDPAVTAAKEQTAASDLVIFASPTFKATYTGLLKLFLEQFDGGTGLAGVVAVPLMLGAGPAHALAPDLLLKPVLTEIGATTALPGLYLADRTFAEDGVLTAYTERWRPVVDALILGTGVTNHA, encoded by the coding sequence ATGACCGTCACCGTCGTGGTCGGCAACCCCAAGCCGGCCTCGCGCACCCTGACCGCCGCGACCCTGCTCGCCGAGGGACTGCGGCCGGGCGAGAAGCCCGCCGTTATCGACCTGGTCGAATTCGGCGCGGGGTTGCTCGGCTGGGGCGACCCGGCCGTCACCGCGGCCAAGGAGCAGACCGCCGCCTCCGACCTGGTGATCTTCGCCAGCCCGACCTTCAAGGCCACCTACACCGGGCTGCTCAAGCTCTTCCTGGAGCAGTTCGACGGCGGCACCGGCCTGGCCGGGGTGGTCGCGGTTCCGCTCATGCTCGGCGCGGGGCCCGCCCACGCGCTCGCCCCGGACCTGCTGCTCAAGCCGGTCCTGACCGAGATCGGCGCGACCACCGCGCTACCCGGGCTCTACCTCGCCGACCGCACATTCGCCGAGGACGGAGTCCTGACCGCATATACCGAGCGCTGGCGACCGGTGGTCGACGCGCTCATCCTGGGTACCGGAGTGACGAATCATGCATGA